The region GAGGAGAGAGAGAACATGTCCGCATCCGCCTCGGCGTCCCCCGTCGCCGGCACCGCCTCCCGCGACCTCGTCCGCCAGGTCGTCGTGCTCGTCAGCTCGGTCATCGCGATCGTCGGAGCCTTCATCGGATCGGGGGTGTTCCTCGGCACGCCGGTGCAGGAGGCCTCCGGCGGCTACCTCGCGGCCGACGCGACGCTCATCGCGCCCGGCACCGGGGCATTCCGCATCTGGAGCGTCATCTACGCCGGCATGCTCGCCTACGCCGTGTGGCAGGCACTCCCCGCTCAGCGGCACGACGAGCGTCAGCGCCGGATCGGCTGGTGGGTCGTCGCGTCACTGGTGCTCAACGCCGTATGGATCGGGGTCGTGCAGGTGGGGCAGCTCGCGCTGAGCCTGCTGGTGATCGTCGCGCTCCTCGCGGTGTTGTGCCGCCTGTTCGCGCTGCTGCGGGA is a window of Microbacterium terrae DNA encoding:
- a CDS encoding TspO/MBR family protein, which encodes MSASASASPVAGTASRDLVRQVVVLVSSVIAIVGAFIGSGVFLGTPVQEASGGYLAADATLIAPGTGAFRIWSVIYAGMLAYAVWQALPAQRHDERQRRIGWWVVASLVLNAVWIGVVQVGQLALSLLVIVALLAVLCRLFALLRDSAPKNRFEAVVADGSIGLYLGWVIIATAANTTAVLVAGGFEGFGLAPEAWAVVVLAAAAAVGVALALWDRGRIAPTLSLSWGICWVAVARLTDEPYSPVTAYAAIGAAALVIAATAFARVRHERRVA